A single Carettochelys insculpta isolate YL-2023 chromosome 2, ASM3395843v1, whole genome shotgun sequence DNA region contains:
- the RP9 gene encoding retinitis pigmentosa 9 protein isoform X1, with protein sequence MSQRGAREEAERRGHKRHRSQGEPLACSSGGGRELARHEQKRKKREVQQIQQIQHLESFYEKPPPGLIKEDETKPEDCIPDVPGNEHAREFLAHAPTKGLWMPLGKEVKVMQCWRCKRYGHRTGDKECPFFIKGNQKLEQFRVVPCSLSLFRALQHHAHEDPMYDVIRETKRHEKEMRIQQLKQLLEDSTSDEDGSSGSSSSSECKEKHKKKKKKKEKKKKEKKKKKKRKHKSSKLNEKSESD encoded by the exons ATGTCCCAGAGGGGAGCGCGGGAGGAGGCCGAGAGGCGCGGCCACAAGCGGCACAGGAGCCAGGGCgagcccctggcctgcagcagcgggGGCGGCAGAGAGCTGGCGCGGCACGAGCAGAAGCGGAAGAAGCGGGAGGTGCAGCAGATCCAGCAGATTCAGCACCTGGAGTCCTT TTATGAAAAACCTCCTCCAGGGCTAATTAAG GAAGATGAAACTAAACCAGAAGACTGCATTCCTGATGTACCAGGTAATGAACATGCCCGAGAATTCCTGGCTCATGCCCCAACTAAAGGACTCTGGATGCCTTTAGGAAAAGAAGTCAAAGTTATGCAGT GTTGGCGATGTAAACGTTATGGACACAGAACCGGAGATAAAGAATGTCCATTCTTTATTAAAGGCAATCAGAAATTAGAACAATTCAGAGTA gtgccttGCAGTCTGAGTCTTTTCCGCGCTCTGCAACATCAT GCACATGAAGACCCCATGTATGATGTAATAAGGGAAACTAAGCGCCATGAAAAGGAAATGAG GATACAGCAATTGAAACAACTGCTGGAAGACTCTACTTCGGATGAAGATGGTAGTAGTGGCAGCTCCAGTTCCTCAGAATGTAAAGAGAAacacaagaagaagaaaaagaaaaaagagaaaaagaaaaaggaaaaaaagaagaaaaagaaaagaaagcacaaATCTTCTAAATTAAATGAGAAGTCAGAGTCTGACTGA
- the RP9 gene encoding retinitis pigmentosa 9 protein isoform X2, translating to MSQRGAREEAERRGHKRHRSQGEPLACSSGGGRELARHEQKRKKREVQQIQQIQHLESFYEKPPPGLIKEDETKPEDCIPDVPGNEHAREFLAHAPTKGLWMPLGKEVKVMQCWRCKRYGHRTGDKECPFFIKGNQKLEQFRVAHEDPMYDVIRETKRHEKEMRIQQLKQLLEDSTSDEDGSSGSSSSSECKEKHKKKKKKKEKKKKEKKKKKKRKHKSSKLNEKSESD from the exons ATGTCCCAGAGGGGAGCGCGGGAGGAGGCCGAGAGGCGCGGCCACAAGCGGCACAGGAGCCAGGGCgagcccctggcctgcagcagcgggGGCGGCAGAGAGCTGGCGCGGCACGAGCAGAAGCGGAAGAAGCGGGAGGTGCAGCAGATCCAGCAGATTCAGCACCTGGAGTCCTT TTATGAAAAACCTCCTCCAGGGCTAATTAAG GAAGATGAAACTAAACCAGAAGACTGCATTCCTGATGTACCAGGTAATGAACATGCCCGAGAATTCCTGGCTCATGCCCCAACTAAAGGACTCTGGATGCCTTTAGGAAAAGAAGTCAAAGTTATGCAGT GTTGGCGATGTAAACGTTATGGACACAGAACCGGAGATAAAGAATGTCCATTCTTTATTAAAGGCAATCAGAAATTAGAACAATTCAGAGTA GCACATGAAGACCCCATGTATGATGTAATAAGGGAAACTAAGCGCCATGAAAAGGAAATGAG GATACAGCAATTGAAACAACTGCTGGAAGACTCTACTTCGGATGAAGATGGTAGTAGTGGCAGCTCCAGTTCCTCAGAATGTAAAGAGAAacacaagaagaagaaaaagaaaaaagagaaaaagaaaaaggaaaaaaagaagaaaaagaaaagaaagcacaaATCTTCTAAATTAAATGAGAAGTCAGAGTCTGACTGA
- the RP9 gene encoding retinitis pigmentosa 9 protein isoform X3 produces the protein MEKYAIYEKPPPGLIKEDETKPEDCIPDVPGNEHAREFLAHAPTKGLWMPLGKEVKVMQCWRCKRYGHRTGDKECPFFIKGNQKLEQFRVVPCSLSLFRALQHHAHEDPMYDVIRETKRHEKEMRIQQLKQLLEDSTSDEDGSSGSSSSSECKEKHKKKKKKKEKKKKEKKKKKKRKHKSSKLNEKSESD, from the exons ATGGAAAAATATGCAAT TTATGAAAAACCTCCTCCAGGGCTAATTAAG GAAGATGAAACTAAACCAGAAGACTGCATTCCTGATGTACCAGGTAATGAACATGCCCGAGAATTCCTGGCTCATGCCCCAACTAAAGGACTCTGGATGCCTTTAGGAAAAGAAGTCAAAGTTATGCAGT GTTGGCGATGTAAACGTTATGGACACAGAACCGGAGATAAAGAATGTCCATTCTTTATTAAAGGCAATCAGAAATTAGAACAATTCAGAGTA gtgccttGCAGTCTGAGTCTTTTCCGCGCTCTGCAACATCAT GCACATGAAGACCCCATGTATGATGTAATAAGGGAAACTAAGCGCCATGAAAAGGAAATGAG GATACAGCAATTGAAACAACTGCTGGAAGACTCTACTTCGGATGAAGATGGTAGTAGTGGCAGCTCCAGTTCCTCAGAATGTAAAGAGAAacacaagaagaagaaaaagaaaaaagagaaaaagaaaaaggaaaaaaagaagaaaaagaaaagaaagcacaaATCTTCTAAATTAAATGAGAAGTCAGAGTCTGACTGA